The genomic interval CGATACGCTCAGGGAAGCACACACCGGCCGCGCGACCGGCTGAAATCAGGCCTCCAGACGCCGGCGTACGTCACCGCAGCGCCGGCACACCTAGCGTCTTCACATGTGTCTTCACGCAGGCGCGGCCAGGCCGCCACCTTCAGAAAGCCGCCGCCGGGCCGAAATGGAGGTATCCCCGTTCCGGCTCGCAGGCTGCTTCCGCCATGCTCATCATCGTTGGCTTTCTTGTCGTCATCATCAGCGTGGTCGGCGGCTTCGTCCTCTCAAAGGGCAAGCTCGGCGCGCTATGGCAGCCTTATGAGTTGATGATCATCGGCGGCGCGGCGCTGGGCGCGTTCCTGGTCAGCACCCCGGGCAAGATCGTCAAGGCGACCCTCGCCGACGTCGCCGGCGTGTTCAAGGGCCCGAAGTACAAGGCCGACGACTACCGCGCCACCCTGACCCTGATCTACGAACTGCTGAACAAGGCACGGCGCGACGGCTTCATGGCGCTGGAAGACCACGTGGAGAAACCGTCCGACAGCGCGATCTTCAGCAACTACCCGAAGGTGCTGGCCGACCATCACCTGCTCGACTTCATCACCGACTGCCTGCGCCTGATGATCGGCAGCAACATCGAGCCGCACGAGCTGGAGCCGCTGCTGGAACTGGAGCTGGAGAAGCACCATCACGAGGCGATGGCGCCGGCGCATGCGTTGAGCAAGGTCTCCGATGGTCTGCCCGGCTTCGGCATCGTCGCCGCGGTGCTGGGCATCGTCATCACCATGGGCTCGATCGGCGGCCCGATCGAAGAGATCGGCCATCACGTCGGCGCCGCGCTGGTCGGCACCTTCCTCGGCATCCTGCTGGCCTATGGGTTCGTCGCGCCGCTGGCGGCGGCGATGGAAGCGCGCGCCGAACAGGACAGCCGCATCTTCGAGTCGGTGAAGACCGCACTGCTGGCCTGCCTGCGCGGCTACAACCCGAAGATCGCGCTGGAGTTCGCGCGCAAGACCCTGCCGAGCAACGTGCGGCCGAGCTTCTCGGACTTCG from Xanthomonas sp. DAR 34887 carries:
- the motA gene encoding flagellar motor stator protein MotA; the encoded protein is MLIIVGFLVVIISVVGGFVLSKGKLGALWQPYELMIIGGAALGAFLVSTPGKIVKATLADVAGVFKGPKYKADDYRATLTLIYELLNKARRDGFMALEDHVEKPSDSAIFSNYPKVLADHHLLDFITDCLRLMIGSNIEPHELEPLLELELEKHHHEAMAPAHALSKVSDGLPGFGIVAAVLGIVITMGSIGGPIEEIGHHVGAALVGTFLGILLAYGFVAPLAAAMEARAEQDSRIFESVKTALLACLRGYNPKIALEFARKTLPSNVRPSFSDFETHLKTIK